A window of Variovorax paradoxus EPS genomic DNA:
TCGGCTGCAGCGGCAGAACTTTGCCGTTGACGGTGATGACGTGGCGGCTCTCGTTGAGGCCGGTCACGCGCACTTCGATGCGCTCGAGCGACGAGTCGACATAGCGCACCGTGCCGCCCGCCGAGCCTTCCTCGCCCATCACGTGCCATGGCTCCAGCGCGTTGCGCAGCGACAGCTCCACGCCCATCGCCTGCATCTGGCCCACGAGCGGGAAGCGGAACTCGAAGTGCGGCGCGAACCAGTCGGGATCGAAGGCAAAGCCGGCCTGGCGCATCTCGCTGATGACGTCGTCGAAGTCCATCTTCACGAAGGTCGGCAAGAGGAAGCGGTCGTGCAGCTCGGTGCCCCAGCGGGTGACGGGCGCCTTGTAGGGCTCGTCCCAGAAGCGGGCGACCAGCGCGCGAATCAGCAGCTGCTGCGCGATGCTCATGCGCGCATGCGGCGGCATTTCAAATGCGCGCAGCTCCAGCAGGCCCAGGCGGCCGGTGCTGGAATCAGGCGAGTAGAGCTTGTCGATGCAGAACTCGCTGCGGTGCGTGTTGCCCGACACGTCGATCAGGATGTTGCGCAGCGTGCGGTCGACCAGCCACGCGGGCATGTTGGCGCCGTAGATCTCGCGGTTCTTCGCGATTTCCTGCAGAGCGATTTCGAGCTCGTAGACCTGGTCGTTGCGCGCTTCGTCCACGCGCGGCGCCTGGCTGGTCGGGCCGATGAACATGCCCGAGAACAGGTAGCTCAGCGACGGATGGTTGTGCCAGTAGAGCAAGAGGCTCGCAAGCAGTTCGGGCCGGCGCAGGAAGGGGCTGTCCGCCGGCGTGGCGCCGCCCATCACGAAATGGTTGCCGCCGCCGGTGCCGGTGTGGCGGCCATCGGTCATGAACTTCTCGGCCGACAGGCGCGTCTCGAACGCGGCGTTGTAGAGGAACTCGGTGTGGGCGACCAGTTCCTTCCAGTTGTGGGCCGGATGGATGTTGACTTCGATCACGCCCGGGTCGGGCGTCACGGCCAGCATCTTCAGACGCGGATCGCGCGGCGGCGGATAGCCTTCCATCACGATGCGCATGCCCAGGTCGCGCGCGGTGGCTTCGATGGCGGCGACGAGGTCCAGGTAGTCCTCCAGGCGCGCGAGCGGCGGCATGAAGACGTAGAGCACGCCGGAAGCGCTGCCCTTCTTCTCGGCCGACGGACCGTTGGCGCGGCGCGGGTCGCGCACCTCGACGCACAGCGCGGTGCGCGTGACCCAATGGGCCGATTCGCCGCGCAGGGGCTGGCGGATCGCTGGCGTGGCGCCGGCGTTTGCGGCTGCGAAGGCCGCTGCCGCCGCAGCTGCCGCATCCCCGTTCGATGCATCGCCTGGGCTCTGCATGCGCAGCGAGGCGGGCACCACCGGCGGTGTGCCGAAGGTGTAGGGCACGTCGCCGAGGTTCGCACCGACTGCACCGGCCACACCGGCAGCGCCCGTGCTGTAGCGCGCACGGTAGTCGGCCGCGCTCGGCAACGCACCGCGCGGCGCGGTCGGGTCGCGCTCGATCAGGTAGGGATAGTCGCCCTTGCTCGCCCACGGTTGCGAGTCGAGCGGCAGGCGGTAGCCCATCGGCGAGTCGCCCGGAATGAGATAGAGCCGGTCGTCGCGCAGGAACCAGGGGCCGGTCTTCCAGCCGGGGCCGGCGAGCGCGGGCGCATCGCCATCCGCATTGCCGGGCTCGATGGGCAGCATGTAGCCGATCACCGCATCGAGCTTCTGCGTGAACACGCGGCGCAGGCGCACGCGTTCGAGTTCGTCGTCCAGCTTCGATTCGAAAGGATCGACGTTCACCGGCAGGCGGCGTTCGCGCCAGAGATAGTAGTAGGTGTCTTCGTAGCCGGGCTGGATGTAGCGCTCGGTGAGGCCGAGGTTGCCGGCCAGCGTGGCGGTGAAGCGTTGGGCGTCTTCGCTCGTGTAGTGCGTGGGGAAGCGCTCGTCGGCGAAGAGCGCCGGGTCGTGCCACAGCGTCTGGCCGTCGGCGCGCCAGAAGATCGAGAGCGCCCAGCGCGGCAACTGCTCGCCCGGGTACCACTTGCCCTGGCCGAAATGCAGGAAGCCGCCGTTGCCGTATTCGGCGCGCAGCTTGTGAACGAGTTCGGTCGCGTAGCCGCGCTTCGTGGGGCCGAGCGCGTCGGTGTTCCACTCGGGCGCATCGCGGTCGCTGGTGGCCACGTAGGTGGGCTCGCCGCCCATCGTGAGGCGCACATCGCCGGCCTTCAGGCGCGCATCGACGGCGTCGCCGAGCGAGAGAACCTCGGCCCATTGCTCTTCGGTGTAGGGCTTGGTGACGCGCGGCGATTCGTAGATGCGCGTGACCTTCATCTCGTGGCCGAACTCGACCTCGGACTCATCGACGCCGCCTTCGATGGGCGCGGCGCTCGACGGCGTGGGCGTGCAGGCGAGCGGAATGTGGCCTTCGCCGGCCATGAGGCCCGAGGTGGCATCGAGGCCGATCCAGCCGGCGCCCGGCAGGAACACCTCGCACCAGGCGTGCAAGTCGGTGAAGTCGACCGTGGTGCCGCTCGGACCGTCCAGCGCCTTCACGTCGGGCGTGAGTTGGATCAGGTAGCCCGAGACGAAACGCGCGGCCAGGCCCATGTGGCGCAACAGTTGCACCAGCAGCCAGCCCGAGTCGCGGCACGAGCCGCTGCCGTTGGTGAGCGTTTCTTCCGGCGTCTGCACGCCGGGCTCCATGCGGATGAGGTAGTTGACGTCCTGCTGCACCTGCTGGTTCAGGCCCACCAGGAAGTCGATGGTGCGCTGTTCCTTGCGGTCGATTTTTTCGAGATAGGCCTCCACCAGCGGCGTGACCGGGTCCGCCACGAGGTAGGGCGCGAGTTCTTCGGCCTGCGAGGCGGTGTACTTGAACGGAAAGTTCTCGGCCTGCGGCTCGAGGAAGAAATCGAAGGGGTTGTAGACCGCCATTTCGACCACGAGGTCGACGGTGACCTTGAATTCGCGCGTCTTCTCGGGGAACACCAGCCGCGCCTGGTAGTTCGCGAACGGGTCCTGCATCCAGTTGACGAAGTGCTCGGCCGGCTCGACCGTGAGCGAATACGAGATCACGTTGCTGCGGCAATGCGGCGCGGGCCGCAAGCGCACGACCTGCGGGCCCAACTGCACCAGGCGGTCGTATTTGTAGTGGGTGACGTGGTGGAGTGCGGCGTGAATGGACATGCGTTTTTGTGTGCAGTACTGCGAGATTGCATCGAAAAGATGTCTCTTGTGAGACGCATACTAGCCGAGATAACAAGCAATTAACGCGCCATCGAGCGCGGGTTCGGGGAGGGTTTGCATCATGTGTCGTGAGGTTGTGTGCTGACGCCGTCGCGTGCGTCCGGCAGGGGCGGGTCGTGGGCGTTTGTGGCGTTGGCGGGGTCGCTGGCCGGTGCGGCGTTGCAGCTTCATCAGCCGGCGTTGTGGATGGTGGCGGTCTATGTGGCCCTTCTGTTCGCAGGCGCGGCGGGACTGTGGTGGCGGCGTGTTTTCGGGCCGCTGCTGCTGGTCGCTGCGCTGGTTTGCGGCGCGATGGCCGGTGCGGGGCTCGCGGGCTGGCGTGCCGTCACCTACGCGAACGGGGCGCTCGATCCGTCGCTCGAGGGGCGCGACCTGCGCGTGACCGGCGTGGTCTCGCAGATGCCGCAGCGCAACGAGACTGGAACGCGGTTTCATCTCGATGTCGAATCCGTCCGATGGGCCGATGCCCGCAACGACGCGCCACCCACAGTGCCCTCGCGCATCGCGCTGGGCTGGTATGGCGAGAACACCGGGATCTGGGGGCATGCCGTCGAAGGGCGGGCAACTTCCTCAGCCATCGTCGGCGAACTGCATGCCGGCGAGCGATGGCAGCTGACGGTGCGGCTCAGGGCGCCGCACGGCAATCTCAATCCGCATGGCTTCGACAGCGAGCTCTGGCTGTGGGAGCAGGGCGTGCATGCCAATGGCTATGTGCGGACCGGCACGCGAGATGCCGCGCCGGCGTATGTGGCGAGCACATGGCGGCACCCCATCGAGCGCGCACGGGAGGCCGTGCGCGACGCCGTGTTCGAGCGCGTGGCCGACCGCAATCAGGCGGGTGTGATCGCCGCGCTGGTCACCGGCGACCAGCGTGCCATCGACCGTGCCGGCTGGGATGTGTTCAGGGCGACCGGCGTGGCGCACCTGATGTCGATCTCGGGCCTGCACATCACGATGTTCGCCTGGCTCGCGGCGCACGTCGTCGGCGCGCTGTGGCGGCGCAGCGGCCGCTTGATGCTGCGGCTGCCCGTGCCGCAGGCGGCTTTGATCGGCGGCGTGCTGCTCGCCACGCTCTATGCGCTTTTCAGCGGCTGGGGCGTGCCCGCGCAGCGCACCGTGTGGATGCTCGCCACCATCGCCTTGCTGCGCCTGACCGGCCGGCGCTGGCCGTGGCCGCATGTCTGGCTGTTGACCGCTGCGGTGGTGGTGGCGCTCGATCCCTGGGCGCTGATGCAGGCGGGCTTCTGGCTCAGCTTCGTGGCGGTGGGCGTGCTCTTCGCCACCGATTCATCAACAACGGAAGCGGGCGAGAGAAGAAAACCGACCGCCGGGAGCCGGCTCTTCCTGTTCTTCCGCGAGCAATGGGTGATCACGCTTGCGCTCACGCCGTTGAGCCTGCTGCTGTTCCAGCAGGTGTCGCTGGTCGGCCTGCTGGCCAACGCCATCGCGATCCCGTGGGTCACGCTCGTGGTCACGCCGCTGGCGATGGGGGGCGCGGTCGTGACGCCGCTGTGGGACGTTGCGGCCTGGGCCGTGCAGGCGCTCGCCGTCCTGCTGCAGTGGTCGGCGGGGCTGCCTTTCGCAACACTCTCCATGGCCGCGCCGCCGTGGTGGATGGCCGCCTGCGGCGTGGCGGGCGGCGCGTTGCTCGCGATGCACCTGCCCTGGTCGATGCGCGCGCTCGGCCTGCCGCTGCTCTTGCCCGTACTGCTGTGGCAGATGCCGCGGCCCGCCGCCGGCGAATTCGAACTGCTCGCGGCCGACATCGGACAGGGCAACGCCGTGCTGGTCCGCACCGCCAAGCACAGCCTGCTCTACGACACCGGGCCGCGCTACAGCCTCGAGAGCGATGCCGGCCACCGCGTGCTCGTGCCGCTGCTGCGCGCCATCGACGAGCGGCTCGACATGCTGGTGCTGAGCCACCGCGACACCGACCACACCGGCGGCGCGCCCGCGGTGCTTGCGATGCAGCCGCAGGCCGCGTTGCTCAGTTCCATCGAAGCCACCCATCCGCTGCAGGCGCTGCGCCCGACAGAGCGGTGCGAAGCAGGCCAGCGCTGGACCTGGGACGGGGTGAGCTTCGAGGTGCTGCATCCCTTCGATACCGACTACCGCAGCTTCACCCGGCCCAACGCCGTCTCGTGCGTGCTGCGCATCGGCAACGGCCGTGCGACGGTGCTGCTGGCCGGCGACATCGAGCGGCTGCAAGAGGCTGCGCTGGTCGCGCGAACGGCCGAGGCGCACCTGCGGGCGGACGTGTTGCTGGTGCCGCACCACGGCAGCAAGACGTCGTCGAGCGAGGCGCTGCTCGATGCGGTGCGCCCGC
This region includes:
- a CDS encoding DUF2126 domain-containing protein is translated as MSIHAALHHVTHYKYDRLVQLGPQVVRLRPAPHCRSNVISYSLTVEPAEHFVNWMQDPFANYQARLVFPEKTREFKVTVDLVVEMAVYNPFDFFLEPQAENFPFKYTASQAEELAPYLVADPVTPLVEAYLEKIDRKEQRTIDFLVGLNQQVQQDVNYLIRMEPGVQTPEETLTNGSGSCRDSGWLLVQLLRHMGLAARFVSGYLIQLTPDVKALDGPSGTTVDFTDLHAWCEVFLPGAGWIGLDATSGLMAGEGHIPLACTPTPSSAAPIEGGVDESEVEFGHEMKVTRIYESPRVTKPYTEEQWAEVLSLGDAVDARLKAGDVRLTMGGEPTYVATSDRDAPEWNTDALGPTKRGYATELVHKLRAEYGNGGFLHFGQGKWYPGEQLPRWALSIFWRADGQTLWHDPALFADERFPTHYTSEDAQRFTATLAGNLGLTERYIQPGYEDTYYYLWRERRLPVNVDPFESKLDDELERVRLRRVFTQKLDAVIGYMLPIEPGNADGDAPALAGPGWKTGPWFLRDDRLYLIPGDSPMGYRLPLDSQPWASKGDYPYLIERDPTAPRGALPSAADYRARYSTGAAGVAGAVGANLGDVPYTFGTPPVVPASLRMQSPGDASNGDAAAAAAAAFAAANAGATPAIRQPLRGESAHWVTRTALCVEVRDPRRANGPSAEKKGSASGVLYVFMPPLARLEDYLDLVAAIEATARDLGMRIVMEGYPPPRDPRLKMLAVTPDPGVIEVNIHPAHNWKELVAHTEFLYNAAFETRLSAEKFMTDGRHTGTGGGNHFVMGGATPADSPFLRRPELLASLLLYWHNHPSLSYLFSGMFIGPTSQAPRVDEARNDQVYELEIALQEIAKNREIYGANMPAWLVDRTLRNILIDVSGNTHRSEFCIDKLYSPDSSTGRLGLLELRAFEMPPHARMSIAQQLLIRALVARFWDEPYKAPVTRWGTELHDRFLLPTFVKMDFDDVISEMRQAGFAFDPDWFAPHFEFRFPLVGQMQAMGVELSLRNALEPWHVMGEEGSAGGTVRYVDSSLERIEVRVTGLNESRHVITVNGKVLPLQPTGVTGEFVAGVRYKAWNPPSALHPSIGAHAPLTFDLVDTWMKRSLGGCQYFVAHPGGRNYDSFPVNAYEAESRRHSRFTRMGHTPGLMRTPPATIELPGSREFPFTLDLRR
- a CDS encoding DNA internalization-related competence protein ComEC/Rec2, with the translated sequence MVAVYVALLFAGAAGLWWRRVFGPLLLVAALVCGAMAGAGLAGWRAVTYANGALDPSLEGRDLRVTGVVSQMPQRNETGTRFHLDVESVRWADARNDAPPTVPSRIALGWYGENTGIWGHAVEGRATSSAIVGELHAGERWQLTVRLRAPHGNLNPHGFDSELWLWEQGVHANGYVRTGTRDAAPAYVASTWRHPIERAREAVRDAVFERVADRNQAGVIAALVTGDQRAIDRAGWDVFRATGVAHLMSISGLHITMFAWLAAHVVGALWRRSGRLMLRLPVPQAALIGGVLLATLYALFSGWGVPAQRTVWMLATIALLRLTGRRWPWPHVWLLTAAVVVALDPWALMQAGFWLSFVAVGVLFATDSSTTEAGERRKPTAGSRLFLFFREQWVITLALTPLSLLLFQQVSLVGLLANAIAIPWVTLVVTPLAMGGAVVTPLWDVAAWAVQALAVLLQWSAGLPFATLSMAAPPWWMAACGVAGGALLAMHLPWSMRALGLPLLLPVLLWQMPRPAAGEFELLAADIGQGNAVLVRTAKHSLLYDTGPRYSLESDAGHRVLVPLLRAIDERLDMLVLSHRDTDHTGGAPAVLAMQPQAALLSSIEATHPLQALRPTERCEAGQRWTWDGVSFEVLHPFDTDYRSFTRPNAVSCVLRIGNGRATVLLAGDIERLQEAALVARTAEAHLRADVLLVPHHGSKTSSSEALLDAVRPRIGLVQAGYRNRFGHPAGEVVARYTERGVRLVESARCGAAHWFSERPAELGCEREQSARYWHHRVP